Part of the Deltaproteobacteria bacterium genome is shown below.
TAAACCAGGTAATCCCACTGCCGCCATGAAGAAATTATTCGACAAAAAGCACAATAGGTAAACAACATGGCTGGTGTTATCGAGGTCAGGCTTCTTCGCGCATCTGACGAACGTTCTAATTTCGAATCCGGCAACATTGAACTAGACCATTTTTTTCGTAAATTCGCTGGTCAGAACCAGTTTCGTCATCATATTGGCGCGACTTATGTAGCAATCGAAAATGTTAAAATAGTGGGTTATGCAACAATTGCTGCAGGTCATATCGAGATTGAAAATCTTCCAAAAAACAAGAGGCAAAAGTTACCAAATTACCCATTGCCTATACTTCGTCTTGCTCGTTTGGCAGTAGCTAAAGAAGCTCAAGGTAGTGGAGTTGGCCGGCTGCTTCTTCGTGTAGTATTTGAGATCGCTGGTAATATGGCTAAAACGGTTGGATGTATCGGAGTGGTTGTTGATGCTAAAGACGACGCAATTACTTTTTATCAGCGATATGGTTTTGAACCTTTTAATGTTATTGAAGGTGCATTAGAGAGTCGACCTCAGACTCTACCGATGTTTCTACCTATTGGCGCAATTCCTTATTCCCCCTTGTCAGCTTA
Proteins encoded:
- a CDS encoding GNAT family N-acetyltransferase yields the protein MAGVIEVRLLRASDERSNFESGNIELDHFFRKFAGQNQFRHHIGATYVAIENVKIVGYATIAAGHIEIENLPKNKRQKLPNYPLPILRLARLAVAKEAQGSGVGRLLLRVVFEIAGNMAKTVGCIGVVVDAKDDAITFYQRYGFEPFNVIEGALESRPQTLPMFLPIGAIPYSPLSA